The following coding sequences are from one Polyodon spathula isolate WHYD16114869_AA chromosome 7, ASM1765450v1, whole genome shotgun sequence window:
- the LOC121318699 gene encoding cbp/p300-interacting transactivator 1-like, whose protein sequence is MSSLVYPSRIMKDREAITIIHFPGSGKMNGQFTQTGIHPSVTTSSSPTSKPQPFSLQTGPHLLASMQLQKLNSHYHNIGSVAGDTIAPPRTYSSQSQGALSNPGSTIIDSDPVDEEVLMSLVVELGLDRANELPELWLGQNEFDFISDVSSSC, encoded by the coding sequence ATGAGTTCTCTGGTCTACCCTAGCCGAATCATGAAAGACCGTGAGGCCATCACCATTATCCACTTCCCAGGCTCAGGCAAGATGAATGGACAGTTCACTCAGACTGGGATCCATCCCTCAGTAACCACCTCCTCATCACCCACATCCAAACCCCAGCCCTTCAGCCTCCAGACAGGCCCTCACCTGCTGGCCAGCATGCAGCTCCAGAAACTCAACAGCCACTACCACAACATCGGCAGTGTAGCAGGGGACACCATAGCCCCACCCAGGACCTACAGCTCGCAGAGCCAGGGCGCCCTGTCCAACCCAGGGAGCACCATCATTGACTCGGACCCCGTGGATGAAGAGGTCCTGATGTCCCTGGTGGTGGAATTGGGACTGGACCGCGCCAACGAGCTGCCGGAGCTGTGGCTTGGCCAGAATGAGTTTGACTTTATCTCGGATGTTTCCTCCAGCTGCTGA
- the LOC121317861 gene encoding 40S ribosomal protein S4-like: MTTNREGALVALTDLLLTCRCVRPAWLFVKLFYLPSQARGPKKHLKRVAAPKHWMLDKLTGVFAPRPSTGPHKLRECLPLIIFLRNRLKYALTGDEVKKICMQRFIKIDGKVRTDITYPAGFMDVISIEKTGEHFRLIYDVKGRFTVHRITAEEAKYKLCKVRKIFVGTKGIPHLVTHDARTIRYPDPLIKTNDTVQIDLETGKITEFIKFDTGNVCMVTGGANLGRVGVIINRERHPGSFDVVHVKDSTGNTFATRLSNIFVIGKGNKPWVSLPRGKGIRLTIAEERDKRLAAKQSS; this comes from the exons atgaccaccaaccgcGAGGGTGCAttggtcgccctcacgg ATCTATTACTGACATGTCGGTGTGTAAGGCCTGCTTGGCTATTTGTTAAACTTTTCTACCTTCCTTCCCAGGCTCGAGGACCTAAAAAGCACCTGAAGCGTGTAGCAGCTCCGAAGCACTGGATGCTGGATAAATTGACGGGAGTGTTT GCTCCTCGCCCGTCAACTGGTCCGCATAAGCTGAGGGAATGCCTCCCCCTCATCATCTTCCTCAGAAACCGTCTGAAGTACGCTTTGACCGGAGATGAGGTCAAGAAGATCTGCATGCAGAGATTCATCAAGATTGATGGCAAGGTCCGCACAGACATCACCTACCCTGCTGGCTTCATGG ACGTCATCAGCATTGAGAAGACTGGAGAGCACTTCCGTCTGATCTATGATGTCAAGGGGCGCTTTACTGTTCACCGCATCACAGCTGAGGAGGCCAAG TACAAGCTGTGCAAAGTGAGGAAGATCTTTGTTGGCACAAAGGGAATCCCTCATCTGGTGACCCATGATGCCCGCACAATCCGCTACCCGGATCCACTCATCAAGACCAACGACACTGTCCAGATTGATCTGGAGACTGGCAAGATCACTGAATTCATCAAGTTTGATACAG GTAACGTGTGCATGGTGACTGGTGGTGCTAACTTGGGTCGTGTTGGTGTGATCATCAACAGGGAGAGACATCCTGGCTCTTTCGATGTGGTTCACGTCAAGGATTCTACTGGCAACACCTTTGCTACCAGGCTGTCCAACATCTTTGTGATCGGCAAG GGTAACAAGCCATGGGTCTCCCTGCCCCGTGGAAAGGGTATCCGCCTCACCATTGCAGAGGAGAGAGACAAGAGACTGGCAGCCAAGCAGAGCAGCTAA